Within Deinococcus actinosclerus, the genomic segment CCGAGAAACTGGCCCGGAGTGCGGTGGGCGCGGCGCTGATCGTGCTCGTCTACGCCGCGCTGATCGTGCTGGCGTGGGCGTGGTGGCGCGCCCGCAGCGGCTGAGCGCGTAGGATGCGGGCACTGATGGCCCGTTCCCGCAAGCCCCGCCCCGACGCTCCCGCTGCCGCCCCGCTGCCCGCCCAGGCCGACGCCCCGCTGCCGGCCTCGATCCTGGCCGGCCCACGCCTCTTCGCGCGCGCGCTGGCGCCGACCGAGCCGCTCGCGTGGCGGTACCTGGGTGTGGTGGCGGTCGCGGCGGTGCTGTCCGGCGGGGCGTACGCGGCGCTGGTGCGCCCGGCGGTCAATCTGGCAGCCGAGGTGGCGGGCGGCGCGGCGCCGCTGGCCACGCACGCGCTGAACGTGATCGGCGGGGCGTTCCTGTCGATGTTCACGTTCGGGCTGATGTGGGGCCTGGGCCTGCTCGGCGCGGGCCGCGCGGGCCGCCCGGCCGAGGTGTTCGGCGCGACCTTCGCGCTGCTGCCGCCGCTGTACGTGCTGGTCATCGTCCTGAGTGTCCTGATCCCCGACGGGGCGTGGCGCCCGGCGGCCGACGCGCTGGCGGCAGTGGGGAAGGACCCGAACGCGGCGCAGCGGCTGGGGCTGGCGGGCCTGAAGACGACCTCGGCGGCGTTCCTGCTGCTCGTGGTCACGCTGGCGGCGCCGCTGGTGCAGTCCGGGCTGGCCTTCGTCGCGTTCCGCGAGCTGACGGGCCGGGCTGGCCGCGCGGCACTGGGGGCGCTGCTGCCGCTGCTGCCGGCGCTGGCGGTGGGCTTCATCGCGCTGGCGCCCGTGCTGCTGGCCCGCTGAACGGGCGAAGCCGCCCCGCTGGTGGGCGGGGCGGCTCAGGCGCGCGGGGTGACGGTCAGAACACGCCCTTGGCCGGCTCCCACAGCCGCCACAGCTCGTACAGACCGATCAGGAGGTGCAGAACGACCTTCGCGGCGATCCCGGCGAGCAGACCGACCAGGGTGCCCCAGGCGCTGCGCAGCGCGTCCATGGGCGCCTTGCGCACGATCAGCAGCTCGGCGATGAGCGCTCCGGCCAGCGGCCCCACGATCAGGCCGAACGGAATGACCGGCAGGATCCCCACGAGTCCGCCGATGACGGCGCCCCACACGGCCTGCTTGCTGCCGCCGTACTTGCGGGCCCCCCAGGCCGAGGCGACGTTGTCCACCATGCTGATCAGGATCGTGATGACCAGGAAGGTCAGCAGGAACGGCAGGTCCGGCCACGGCTGAAAGCCGTCCACCAGGGTCGCGGCGACACTGCCGATGAAGATGATGACGGTGGCGGGCAGGGCGGGCACGAAGGTGCCGATCATGCCGATCACCCAGGCGACGAGGAAGATCAGGAACGCGAGACTCACACGCCACAGTACGGACCGGGCCGGGCGAACGTTCCCCGGCGTGCCGGCAGGACAACAGAAGAAACCCCCACCGAAGTGGGGGCGTTTGGTTGCAGGGACAGGATTTGAACCTGCGACCTCCGGGTTATGAGCCCGACGAGCTACCAGACTGCTCTACCCTGCGTTACTCTGGTTCTTCTTTTCGCGCTTTCTTCGCGTTGCCGCGTTCAGCGCTCAGAAATAGTATCTCCACCTTCCCGATCTGTCAACACCCTGGCGCGGCGAGGCCGAAACCGGGCGCCCGGGCGGCCGTCACCGGAGCGCGCGTGGCGGTCCGCCCGGCCTGCCGGACCGTGGGGACGGCGTGCCTCACGACAGTCCACCGCCGCGCCGGACAGGTACGCTGGGCGGCGTGAGCGCGCCCGAACCGACCGCCATCCAGACCCGCAAGCTGCGGCACATCGAGGCGTGCCTGCGGCCCGACAGTCAGTACGCGCGGCAGACCACCGGGCTGGAGGGCGTGGCGTGGCCGTACCGGGCGCTGCCCGAACGCAACCTGGAGGACGTGAACCTGCGCGCCTCCTTCCTGGGCCGCCCGCTGGCCGCGCCCGTGCTGATCGGCGCGATGACGGGCGGGGCCGAGGCGGCGGGGCGCATCAACCGGAACCTCGCCGTGGCCGCGCAGCGCCTGGGGATCGGCATGATGCTGGGTTCGCAGCGCGTCATGCTGGAACGCCCGGAGGCCGCCGCGTCCTTCCAGGTGCGGGACGTCGCGCCGGACATCCTGCTCGTGGGAAACCTGGGCGGCGCGCAGTTCCTGCTCGGCTACGGTCCCGAACAGGCCCGGCGCGCGGTGCAGGAGGTCGGGGCGGACGCGCTGGCCATCCATGTCAACCCGCTTCAGGAGGCGCTGCAACCGGGCGGCGATACGCGCTGGGCGGGGCTGCGTGACCGCCTGGCAGAGGTGATCCCGGACCTGGACTTCCCGGTGATCCTCAAGGAGGTCGGGCACGGGCTGGACGCCGCGTCGGCGGCGCTGGCCGCCCCGCTGGGGTTCGCGGCGCTGGACGTGGCGGGCGCGGGCGGCACGAGCTGGGCGCGGGTGGAGCAGCTCGTGCATCACGGCGAGGTCCGCACGCCGGACCTGTGCGACCTGGGCGTGCCGACCGCGCAGGCGCTGCGGGACGCCCGGCTCGTGGCGCCGGGTGTTCCGCTGATCGCGTCGGGTGGGATCCGCACCGGCCTGGACGCCGCGCGCGCCCTGTGCCTGGGGGCCGAGGCGGTCGCGGTGGCCCGCCCGCTGCTGGAACCGGCCCTGCACAGCGCCGAGGCGGCCGAGGACTGGCTGGCGAACTTCATTCACGAGCTGCGCGTGGCGCTCTTCGTGGGGGGCTACGCGGCCGTGCGCGACCTTCGCTGCTGAGCCGGCCACGCGAGGCGCCGGGCAGAGGAGAGGCGCGGTCACGGGCTGGGGTCAGCCGGCACGCGCCACACGGGCCGGGCCCCGGCCCCTCTGCCCAGGTTTACAAGGCAGCGGCGGACATGATCACGTCCGCCGCTGCCCCCGTCTGCGGTGGTTACATGTTGTGCAGGACGTTCATGATGTCGCCGTCCTTCATCACGTACTCCTTGCCTTCGGTGCGCACCCAGCCCTTGCTCTTGGCTCCGGCCCAGCCGCCGGCCTCGACCATCTTGTCCCACTCGATGACCTCGGCGCGGATGAAGCCCCGCTCCAGGTCGCTGTGGATCTCACCGGCCGCCTCGGGGGCCTTCTCGCCGCGGCGGATCGTCCAGGCGCGCACTTCCTTCTCGCCGCTCGTGATGAACGTGATCAGGCCCAGCGTGTCGTAGCCGACCTTGACGAGCTGATCCAGGCCGCTTTCCTGCACGCCCAGTTCCTCCAGGAACATGCGCGCCTCGTCTTCGGGCATCTCGGCCAGTTCGCCCTCGATCTGCGCGCTGATCTTCACGACCTGCGCGCCCTCGGCGGCGGCGTACTCGCGCACCTGCTGCACGTACGCGTTGTCCTCGGTCAGGTTGTCCTCACCGACGTTCGCGACGTAGATCACGGGTTTGGTGGTGATCAGCCCGAACTCCTTCGGGATGGGCGCGTCGTACGTGCCCGCGCGGGCGGGTTTGCCCTCGGAGAGCACCGCGATGATCTGCTCGGCCAGTTCCGCCTGCTCTTTCGCGTCCTTATCGTTCCCCTTGGCCTTCTTCTGCAGGTTCTGCAGGCGTTTTTCCAGGCCGCCCAGGTCCGCGAGGATCAGTTCCGTGTTGATCGTCTCGATGTCGTCGATGGGGTCCACGCGGCCCGCGACGTGAATGACGTTCCCGTCCTCGAAGCAGCGCACGACGTGCGCGATGGCGTCCACCTCGCGGATGTTCGCCAGGAACTGGTTGCCCAGGCCCTCGCCCTTGCTGGCGCCCTTCACGAGGCCCGCGATGTCCACGAACTCCACGAACGTCGGGATGATCGGCGGCACGCGCTCGCCCTTCGTGAACACGCGGCTGAGCGCGGCGAGGCGCTCGTCCGGGACGGTCACGCGCCCCACGTTCGGCTCGATGGTCGCGAACGGGTAGTTCGCCGCGAGCGCCCCGGCGCGCGTGATGGCGTTGAACAGCGTGCTTTTCCCGACGTTCGGCAGACCGACAATTCCAATAGCAAGACCCATACAGACTCCTTCCACACGCCGCTTCAGGCGGCGCGGCAACCCTGACAGTGTACAGGCAAGCGCGAGACCGTGGCGCGCTCCGGTCCGGCCGCCGGCGTTCCGGGCCCGTCCTGCGCCTCAGACCTTCAGGCTGTTGCGGCCACCCTGTTTGACCTCGTAGAGGTTCCGGTCGGCCCGTTCGATCAGGCGGATGAAGTCCTGACCGTCCAGCGCCACGCCGATACTCACCGTCACCGAGAAGGTGTCGCGGCCCTCGTGGAAGACCAGCCCATTGACCCCGTCCAGGATCTGACGGCACGCCGGGACGACCGAGCCGCCACCGAAGCGCACGAACAGGAATTCCTCACCGCCGTAGCGGACGATCAGGTCTGCCGGCGTGGCGACCCCCTGAAGGAGCCGCGCGATGGCCTGGATGACCCGGTCGCCGGCCGGATGCCCCCAGCGGTCGTTGACCTGCTTGAACAGGTCAATGTCGATCAGGGCCAGGGACAGCGCACCGTCCTGCCCGGCCCACGCCTCCAGCCGCTCGCGCAGCAGGTGCCGGTTGGCGAGCCCGGTCAGCGGATCGGTGCGGCTGAGCATCGTCAGCTCGGCGTGCTCCACCTCCAGCTGCCGGGCGTAGTTCAGCAGGTGCGTGTGGTTGCGCTCGGCTTCCTCCCACGCCAGGAAACTCTCGAAGAGCTTGCGGGCGTGCCGCCACTGGGCCTCGCTGGCGACCTTCTCGTACTGCGCGCTGCGGCGCAGCGTCCGCAGGCCGTCGGCGTGGTTCCCCAGCGCCTCGTAAGCCTCGCTCAGACGGGCGTACAGCAGGGCCAGGTACTCGTGATTGTCCATCGCCTCGAGTTTGGGCAGCAGCGCCGAGACGTGCTCGATGATCTCGGCCGGAGCGGCGTGCCGCGACAGCGCGATCCAGGCCTGGGCCTGAACGTTGATGTCCTGCGTGGACCTGAGCAGCGCGTAGAGGCGCGCCCGGTAGATCCGGAGTTCCCGGTCGTACCCCAGGGTTTCGAGGAGCGGGAAGAGCGAACTGAGGATCAGGGTCTCGATCACGGGTTTGAGCACGTCTCCCGGCGCTTCCAGGGCGGCGAAGTAGAACTGGACTGCCGTTTCCAGCGCGCCCGCCTCCTGATAGATGTTGCCGAGGTTGAACTGGGCCACCGGCAGTCCGATGGGTTCCGGCTCACGCTCGAAGATCCTGATCACGTCCAGCAGGAGCTGCTCGGCCCGGACCGGATGCGCGGCGCGGATGATGGCCGCGAAGTCGTGCAGGCCGATGGCCTCCAGACGGGTGTCCCTGATGAGGCGGCTGACCCGGATCTGCTCTTCCAGGTGGGACAGCGCCTGATCGATGTGGTTCATGCCGTGCGCGACGCACGCCGCGACATTCAGGGCCCGGGCGTACCAGACGCTGGGCTCCCCGACCTTCAGGTCGTGCAGGACCGGCGTGATGAGGTCATGGGCGTCCCGCGTGCGGCCGTGTCGCCAGCTCAGGTAGGCCAGGACCACCCGTGACCCTCTCTCCTGGATGAAGCGCAGGGCCAGGGTCTCGGCATGTTCTGAGCGGGTATCCCGTTCACTCCACGCGGTTTCCATCGGATCAGTGATCATCACTCCCCCCCGGCGGCCGGTCTCAAGTCTCTGACTGAAGAGTGGATCATGTCCTTCGGGTTGGTCGAAGATCCTGTGCGTGTCTACAGTAGCTCAACGTTGACTGAGGTGGTGGCGTGAAGCGTCAACGATTTGACAATATTGTAAATGACGTCAACTCAGGCTTTATGACCGATGGGCTCAGTTCAATCCTGTGGCCTTCAGATTCGATCCTTCCAGAGTCCTCTGTCAGGGTCGGCTAGGCAGTCACCAGTGCCTGTGGATTTCCTGAACGGCACCCCTGAACAGCCTGAGCAGGTCAGGGGTGACTGACCCGGCGGCCGAG encodes:
- a CDS encoding sensor domain-containing diguanylate cyclase, translating into MITDPMETAWSERDTRSEHAETLALRFIQERGSRVVLAYLSWRHGRTRDAHDLITPVLHDLKVGEPSVWYARALNVAACVAHGMNHIDQALSHLEEQIRVSRLIRDTRLEAIGLHDFAAIIRAAHPVRAEQLLLDVIRIFEREPEPIGLPVAQFNLGNIYQEAGALETAVQFYFAALEAPGDVLKPVIETLILSSLFPLLETLGYDRELRIYRARLYALLRSTQDINVQAQAWIALSRHAAPAEIIEHVSALLPKLEAMDNHEYLALLYARLSEAYEALGNHADGLRTLRRSAQYEKVASEAQWRHARKLFESFLAWEEAERNHTHLLNYARQLEVEHAELTMLSRTDPLTGLANRHLLRERLEAWAGQDGALSLALIDIDLFKQVNDRWGHPAGDRVIQAIARLLQGVATPADLIVRYGGEEFLFVRFGGGSVVPACRQILDGVNGLVFHEGRDTFSVTVSIGVALDGQDFIRLIERADRNLYEVKQGGRNSLKV
- the ychF gene encoding redox-regulated ATPase YchF, giving the protein MGLAIGIVGLPNVGKSTLFNAITRAGALAANYPFATIEPNVGRVTVPDERLAALSRVFTKGERVPPIIPTFVEFVDIAGLVKGASKGEGLGNQFLANIREVDAIAHVVRCFEDGNVIHVAGRVDPIDDIETINTELILADLGGLEKRLQNLQKKAKGNDKDAKEQAELAEQIIAVLSEGKPARAGTYDAPIPKEFGLITTKPVIYVANVGEDNLTEDNAYVQQVREYAAAEGAQVVKISAQIEGELAEMPEDEARMFLEELGVQESGLDQLVKVGYDTLGLITFITSGEKEVRAWTIRRGEKAPEAAGEIHSDLERGFIRAEVIEWDKMVEAGGWAGAKSKGWVRTEGKEYVMKDGDIMNVLHNM
- a CDS encoding DUF456 domain-containing protein, with translation MSLAFLIFLVAWVIGMIGTFVPALPATVIIFIGSVAATLVDGFQPWPDLPFLLTFLVITILISMVDNVASAWGARKYGGSKQAVWGAVIGGLVGILPVIPFGLIVGPLAGALIAELLIVRKAPMDALRSAWGTLVGLLAGIAAKVVLHLLIGLYELWRLWEPAKGVF
- the fni gene encoding type 2 isopentenyl-diphosphate Delta-isomerase, translating into MSAPEPTAIQTRKLRHIEACLRPDSQYARQTTGLEGVAWPYRALPERNLEDVNLRASFLGRPLAAPVLIGAMTGGAEAAGRINRNLAVAAQRLGIGMMLGSQRVMLERPEAAASFQVRDVAPDILLVGNLGGAQFLLGYGPEQARRAVQEVGADALAIHVNPLQEALQPGGDTRWAGLRDRLAEVIPDLDFPVILKEVGHGLDAASAALAAPLGFAALDVAGAGGTSWARVEQLVHHGEVRTPDLCDLGVPTAQALRDARLVAPGVPLIASGGIRTGLDAARALCLGAEAVAVARPLLEPALHSAEAAEDWLANFIHELRVALFVGGYAAVRDLRC